The sequence below is a genomic window from Micromonospora aurantiaca ATCC 27029.
CCTCGTCCGGGATCCAGTGGCTGACGCCGGACAGCGTCACGAACCGGTAGTCACCGGTGACGTGCGCGGCGCACGCCTGCGCGGCCGTCCGGCCGATCGCCACGTCCTTGTCGCTCCACACGAACGTGGTGGACACCCCGACCGGGGCGACCGCCTTCATGTCCGCACCGGTCATCGCGCGGTACCAGTTCAGCGCCGCCGTCAACGCGCCCGGCTCACGCATCGGCTCGGCGTACCGGGCCACCACGTCGGCGTCGCCCACTCCGCTCAGCAGCTTGCGCAGCGTGGCGCCGTTCCACGCCAGCAGCACCTTCTCCGCCGTACCGGGCTTGCGGAACAACGCGATGTAGGCGGACTTGACCTTCTGCCGCGGGTCGGTGGCGAGCGCGTGCCCCATCGCGGCCGGGTGCGGCACCGACACCGCGGTCAGCGTCCGCACCCGCTCCGGGTGCGCCGCCGCCAGCCCCCACGCCACGATCGCGCCCCAGTCGTGGCCGACCACGTGCGCGCATGTCACCCCGAGCGCGTCGAGCACCGCGGCCGCGTCGGCCACCAGCTCCGGAATCCGGTACGCCCCGACGTCCGCCGGACGCGCGCCGGGCGAGTAGCCGCGCTGGTCGAGCGCGTACGTGCGCAGCCCGGCGGCGTGCAGCGCGGGCGTGACCGCGTCCCACTCACCGGAGTGCTGCGGAAAGCCGTGCAGCAACAGGACCGGGTCACCGTCCTCGGGGCCGCCGGCGCGTACCTCGAACGTCAGTCCCCGCGCATCCACCAGCATGATCGCCACCATACCGACACTCGCCCTGCTGGGCCGGGGCCCGTGGTCGGTGCTAGCGTCTGCGACGAGACAACTTCACATCCGACAGGGGAGCGCACAGCGCTGAGAGTGCGGGCCGGTGCCCGCAGACCCTCGAACCTGATCTGGGTAATGCCAGCGCAGGGAGTTCGGTCGACCTCCAGCCGCGTCGCCGTCCGGTGACCACCGGGCGCGGCGTGCGTCTTCTCCTGGTTCACCTCGACGAACTGGGAGCCAACCGTGAACCACACCGACAGCAACCGCTGGCGTACCGTCGACATCGTCGTCGCCTCGGTCATCGCCGTCGCCTTCGGCGTCGTCTTCTGGGCCTGGGGCCTGCTCTGGAGCGCCACCGACGCGGCGTTCGCGTTCTTCCCGCCGGCACAGGCCGTGCTCTACGGCGTCTGGCTGATCCCGGCGGTGCTCGCCGGCCTGATCATCCGCAAGCCGGGCGCCGCGCTGTACTGCGAGACGGTGGCCGCGATCATCTCGGCCCTGCTGGGCAGCCAGTGGGCGAGCATCGTGATCCTCCAGGGCCTGATGCAGGGCATCGGCGCCGAGCTGGCCTTCGCCGCGTTCCGGTACCGCTCGTTCCGACTGCCGGTGGCGGTGCTGGCCGGCGCGCTGACCGGCCTCGGCGCGGCGATCTTCGACTTCGTCTACTGGAACAAGGCGTTCGACTTCGCCTCCTACCGCCTCCCGTACGCGCTGATCACGATCGTCAGCGCCACGATCGTCGCCGGTTTCGGCGCGCACGTCCTCACCCGCGCGCTGGCGAACACCGGCGTCCTGGACCGCTTCCCCGCCGGCCGCGACCGAGCCCTGGTCTGACGCCTCCATCGTGTCGATCATGAAGTTGGCGGCCGTTTCGGCACCCGTCATCGCCGTCAACCTCATGATCGACGGAGAAGAGGGGGTGGGTGGGCGGTGAGCGGGGTGGTGCTGCGGGGGTTCGGGTGGCGGCACGGGGGACGGAAACGCTGGGCTCTGCGCGGGGTGGATCTGCGCGTGGAGAGCGGCGAGCGGGTGCTGCTGCTCGGACCCTCCGGCGCCGGTAAGAGCACGCTGCTGGCCGCGCTGGCCGGGCTGCTGCCGGAGGACTCCGGCGAGCAGGAGGGCACCGTCGAGATCGACGGGCTGGACCCGCGCAAGGCCCGCGAGCGCGTCGGCATCGTCTTCCAGGACCCGGAGACCCAGCTCGTGATGGCCCGCTCCGGCGACGACGTGGCGTTCGGGCTGGAGAACCGTGGCGTACCCGCCGGGGAGATCTGGCCCCGCGTCGACGAGGCGCTGCACCGGGTCGGCTTCCCGTACGACAGGGACCGCCCCACCGCAGCGCTCAGCGGCGGCGAGCAGCAGCGGCTGGCGCTGGCCGGCACGCTCGCGCTGCGTCCCGGGCTGCTGCTGCTCGACGAGCCCACCGCCAACCTCGACCCGGCCGGTGCCACCCTGATCCGCCGGGCCGTCGCGAACGCGCTCGACCCGGACACCACGATGGTCCTGGTCGAGCACCGGGTCACCGAGGCACTGCCGCTGGTCGACCGCGTCGTGGTGCTGGAACCCGGCGGCGGGGTGCGCGCCGACGGGCCGCCCGAGGCGGTCTTCGCCGCGCACGGCGACGCGCTGGCCACCGCCGGGGTCTGGGTACCCGGCCACGTCGCGCCACCCCGGCACGCCACCACGCCGCCCGGCGACGTGCTGCTC
It includes:
- a CDS encoding ABC transporter ATP-binding protein encodes the protein MSGVVLRGFGWRHGGRKRWALRGVDLRVESGERVLLLGPSGAGKSTLLAALAGLLPEDSGEQEGTVEIDGLDPRKARERVGIVFQDPETQLVMARSGDDVAFGLENRGVPAGEIWPRVDEALHRVGFPYDRDRPTAALSGGEQQRLALAGTLALRPGLLLLDEPTANLDPAGATLIRRAVANALDPDTTMVLVEHRVTEALPLVDRVVVLEPGGGVRADGPPEAVFAAHGDALATAGVWVPGHVAPPRHATTPPGDVLLTAERLGLPPRLDPTDLRVRAGEALAVLGPNGAGKSTLALLLGGLLKPGTGAVTASAALAGRDARTPPHRWRAPALVRRIGSVFQDPEHQFVTATVRDELALGPRRTGRPESAVTATVDELLHRLRLDRLAGANPYTLSGGEARRLSVATALATAPRLLICDEPTFGQDRRTWLELVDLLAELRDAGHGVVAVTHDEDFVAALADTTLTLHRSPAGVAT
- a CDS encoding alpha/beta fold hydrolase; this encodes MLVDARGLTFEVRAGGPEDGDPVLLLHGFPQHSGEWDAVTPALHAAGLRTYALDQRGYSPGARPADVGAYRIPELVADAAAVLDALGVTCAHVVGHDWGAIVAWGLAAAHPERVRTLTAVSVPHPAAMGHALATDPRQKVKSAYIALFRKPGTAEKVLLAWNGATLRKLLSGVGDADVVARYAEPMREPGALTAALNWYRAMTGADMKAVAPVGVSTTFVWSDKDVAIGRTAAQACAAHVTGDYRFVTLSGVSHWIPDEAPGPLAEAILARCAGTEEA
- a CDS encoding ECF transporter S component, translated to MNHTDSNRWRTVDIVVASVIAVAFGVVFWAWGLLWSATDAAFAFFPPAQAVLYGVWLIPAVLAGLIIRKPGAALYCETVAAIISALLGSQWASIVILQGLMQGIGAELAFAAFRYRSFRLPVAVLAGALTGLGAAIFDFVYWNKAFDFASYRLPYALITIVSATIVAGFGAHVLTRALANTGVLDRFPAGRDRALV